The following proteins come from a genomic window of Achromobacter deleyi:
- a CDS encoding isochorismatase family cysteine hydrolase, protein MTSQPLAITPARSALLVMHYQTDIMDLFPSVAPTLLANTRRLCDAARQAGVAVYFAKLHFSPGYPEVSPLNKNGQGIRQLGRFVHDQVSPELGRRDDEPIILAHRASVFFGTDLQPRLSAQGIDTLIMVGVASTGVMLSSIAHASDADYRLLTVKDCCYDPDPIVHEHLFATAFESRTTVLSLDDALALLT, encoded by the coding sequence ATGACCTCCCAGCCCCTGGCTATCACTCCGGCGCGCAGCGCCCTGCTGGTCATGCACTACCAGACCGACATCATGGACCTGTTCCCGTCGGTCGCCCCCACGCTGCTCGCCAACACGCGGCGGCTGTGCGACGCCGCCCGGCAGGCCGGCGTCGCCGTCTATTTCGCCAAGCTCCATTTCAGCCCGGGCTATCCGGAAGTCAGCCCGCTCAACAAAAACGGGCAGGGCATCCGGCAGCTGGGCCGCTTCGTGCACGACCAGGTCTCGCCCGAGCTCGGCCGGCGCGACGACGAACCCATCATCCTAGCCCACCGCGCCAGCGTCTTCTTCGGCACCGACCTGCAGCCGCGGCTGTCGGCCCAGGGCATCGACACGCTGATCATGGTCGGCGTCGCGTCCACCGGCGTCATGCTGTCGTCCATCGCCCATGCCAGCGACGCCGACTACCGCCTCCTGACCGTCAAGGACTGCTGCTACGATCCCGACCCGATCGTGCACGAACACCTGTTCGCCACCGCCTTCGAATCGCGCACCACGGTGCTGTCGCTGGACGACGCCCTGGCGCTGCTGACCTGA
- a CDS encoding LysE family translocator, translating into MLDPATLVLFSGACVALAMPPGPDMLLIASRSAAQGRAAGFASLAGIQAGTYCHALLAAFGLSQLFVAVPMAYDVVRFAGALYLLYLAVRTFRSRPVQHMPDAGRTRSPVREVFMQGLLTNLLNPKMALFVLALFPQFIRPQDGSVAVQILVLATILNVIGLAINGAVILAAHQLSRRWAGRQRVSRWPQYALGSVFLALALRLATASRN; encoded by the coding sequence ATGCTTGACCCCGCCACCCTCGTCCTTTTCAGCGGCGCCTGCGTCGCCCTGGCCATGCCCCCCGGCCCCGACATGCTGCTGATCGCCTCGCGCAGCGCCGCCCAGGGCCGCGCCGCCGGCTTCGCCTCGCTGGCCGGCATCCAGGCCGGCACCTATTGCCATGCGCTGCTGGCGGCCTTCGGCCTGTCGCAACTGTTCGTGGCGGTGCCCATGGCCTACGACGTGGTGCGCTTCGCCGGCGCCCTCTACCTGCTGTACCTGGCCGTGCGCACCTTCCGCTCGCGGCCGGTGCAACACATGCCCGACGCCGGCAGGACCCGCTCGCCGGTGCGCGAGGTCTTCATGCAGGGCCTGCTGACCAACCTGCTCAACCCCAAGATGGCGCTGTTCGTGCTGGCGCTGTTCCCGCAGTTCATCCGGCCGCAGGACGGCTCCGTCGCCGTGCAGATCCTGGTGCTGGCGACCATCCTCAACGTCATTGGCCTGGCCATCAACGGCGCCGTCATCCTCGCCGCGCACCAGCTCAGCCGGCGCTGGGCCGGCCGCCAGCGCGTGTCGCGCTGGCCGCAGTACGCGCTGGGGTCCGTGTTCCTGGCGCTGGCGCTGCGCCTGGCCACCGCCAGCCGCAACTGA
- a CDS encoding YwqG family protein, producing MDITPFPSDQDALRRSLDATDLPAGVIARLLEQARPALALATTASDEDAIPLGASKIGGRPDLPAGMAWPTRPAYPDARERAAGHRKEADRLLADSKKKGSWMTPAQGERFSADARARADAVETTFPLTFLGQFDLATLSGAPGFDAALPREGRLLVFYDFLEQAESFAPAASVGWRVLWDSTPAGMLARAPAPAQLVALSDEEWTCVFPGAPVAARTVLTPIGVDDAGWDAFKRDDDDLYDSYQDWRSQFGTPDMDGRDNHQLGGHPQSLQNGMQATCQLVSHGLDCGGSEVWRSEAAQALLPGARDWRLVLQIGADPHAGIPQPGAYYVLMREQDLTARRFDLARVTYQCD from the coding sequence ATGGATATCACCCCGTTCCCTTCGGACCAGGATGCCCTGCGTCGCTCGCTCGACGCCACCGATTTGCCTGCCGGGGTGATCGCCCGGCTGCTGGAACAGGCGCGTCCCGCGCTGGCGCTGGCGACCACCGCCAGCGATGAGGATGCGATTCCCCTGGGCGCGAGCAAGATCGGCGGACGCCCCGATCTGCCGGCCGGCATGGCCTGGCCCACGCGCCCCGCCTATCCGGACGCGCGCGAGCGCGCGGCTGGCCATCGCAAGGAAGCCGACCGCCTGCTGGCGGACTCAAAGAAAAAGGGATCATGGATGACGCCGGCGCAGGGCGAACGTTTCAGCGCCGACGCCCGCGCCCGGGCGGATGCGGTGGAGACGACGTTTCCGCTGACCTTCCTGGGCCAATTCGATCTGGCCACCCTGTCGGGCGCGCCGGGATTCGACGCCGCGTTGCCGCGCGAGGGCCGTCTGCTGGTGTTCTACGACTTTCTGGAGCAGGCGGAGAGTTTCGCGCCCGCGGCTTCAGTGGGCTGGCGCGTGCTGTGGGACAGCACGCCCGCCGGGATGCTGGCGCGGGCGCCGGCGCCCGCGCAGCTCGTCGCGTTGTCGGATGAGGAATGGACCTGCGTGTTTCCGGGCGCGCCGGTGGCGGCGCGCACCGTGTTGACGCCGATCGGCGTGGATGATGCGGGCTGGGACGCGTTCAAGCGGGACGACGACGATCTCTACGACAGCTACCAGGATTGGCGCTCGCAGTTCGGGACGCCCGACATGGACGGCCGCGACAATCATCAGCTTGGCGGCCATCCGCAGTCCTTGCAGAACGGCATGCAGGCGACCTGTCAGCTGGTGTCGCATGGTCTGGACTGCGGCGGCAGCGAGGTCTGGCGCAGCGAAGCCGCGCAGGCCTTGCTGCCGGGGGCGCGGGACTGGCGGCTGGTGTTGCAGATCGGCGCGGATCCGCATGCCGGCATTCCGCAGCCCGGTGCCTACTACGTGCTGATGCGCGAGCAGGATCTCACGGCGCGCCGGTTCGATCTGGCGCGTGTCACGTACCAATGCGACTAG